A stretch of Triticum aestivum cultivar Chinese Spring chromosome 1D, IWGSC CS RefSeq v2.1, whole genome shotgun sequence DNA encodes these proteins:
- the LOC123167842 gene encoding uncharacterized protein gives MARCAFLSRPRLVLLLVLLGDVVATSMARPLLGATADAPTPLPAEGPDGVARPAGGRHDRSIAGAEVILAGFAAAVMAVIFLYIRVTRKSNDRAAAGMAGKA, from the coding sequence ATGGCGAGGTGCGCCTTCTTGTCCCGGCCGAGGCTGGTGCTGCTTCTGGTGCTTCTCGGTGATGTGGTTGCGACGTCGATGGCCAGGCCGCTGCTGGGCGCTACCGCGGACGCGCCGACGCCCTTGCCGGCGGAGGGGCCGGACGGCGTGGCGCGGCCTGCCGGCGGGAGGCACGACCGGTCCATCGCCGGCGCCGAGGTGATCCTCGCCGGGTTCGCCGCGGCCGTCATGGCCGTCATCTTCCTATACATCCGGGTCACCAGGAAGAGCAACGACAGGGCAGCAGCCGGAATGGCGGGCAAGGCTTAG